In one Alnus glutinosa chromosome 14, dhAlnGlut1.1, whole genome shotgun sequence genomic region, the following are encoded:
- the LOC133857661 gene encoding U-box domain-containing protein 26-like isoform X2, which yields MKEADHMAIPHLFRCPISLDLFKDPVTLCTGQTYDRSSIEKWLAAGNLTCPVTMLKLHDPSIVPNHTLRHLIDQWLQMGHQLDPDYLATVDSLAALKQNLECHQATIQDKLQTLQKIRVLSEESPTANSCLIQLRFLPLLLELVFGKVKDKLVVSQDDHVKFVDQALSCVIRLLPFGELESLNMLKQESKLASFLDLFQHGTFMVKISLCHLIDAISSSTETKELCDMLGKTRQLLHEAALLVVGNGGSEASEAGIRALSALSSLESNRENLVAEGAVDGLVTYILGAERREKSLAPMAMATLEKLLETSTSAKEALVNNPNGVNAIVRMVFRVSDHDGSESAVSLLTIICSDSLRAREEAIAAGVLTQLLLLLQSQCNGRTKTKARMLLKLLRSKWVEDSKHDDV from the coding sequence ATGAAAGAAGCTGATCACATGGCCATTCCCCATCTGTTCAGATGCCCAATTAGTCTAGACTTGTTCAAAGATCCGGTCACTTTGTGCACAGGCCAAACGTATGACAGATCAAGCATAGAAAAATGGCTGGCGGCAGGCAATCTCACATGTCCTGTCACAATGCTGAAGCTCCATGATCCATCCATTGTTCCTAATCACACTCTTCGCCACTTGATTGATCAGTGGCTTCAAATGGGTCACCAGCTTGATCCCGATTACTTGGCAACCGTTGATTCCTTAGCTGCACTCAAACAGAACCTTGAATGTCATCAAGCCACCATACAAGACAAGCTCCAAACACTCCAGAAGATTCGAGTATTATCCGAAGAATCGCCGACCGCAAACTCTTGTTTGATCCAATTACGCTTCTTACCTCTACTTTTGGAACTGGTTTTTggaaaagtaaaagacaaacTAGTAGTCTCCCAAGATGATCACGTCAAGTTTGTTGACCAGGCACTTTCATGTGTTATAAGACTGCTGCCTTTCGGTGAACTGGAATCTCTGAATATGCTAAAACAAGAGTCTAAATTAGCCTCATTCCTAGATTTGTTTCAGCACGGCACTTTCATGGTCAAGATAAGCTTGTGTCATCTTATAGACGCAATATCATCATCCACAGAGACAAAAGAGCTTTGTGATATGCTTGGAAAAACCCGCCAACTCTTGCATGAAGCGGCTCTTCTTGTTGTTGGCAATGGAGGTTCCGAGGCTTCTGAGGCTGGAATCAGAGCCTTGTCAGCGTTATCTTCCTTGGAATCTAATCGAGAGAATTTGGTCGCAGAAGGCGCCGTGGATGGACTCGTGACATACATTTTGGGTGCTGAAAGACGTGAAAAAAGCTTGGCACCCATGGCAATGGCAACACTAGAGAAGCTCTTAGAAACATCAACTAGTGCAAAAGAAGCATTGGTGAATAACCCAAATGGCGTTAATGCTATTGTCAGGATGGTTTTCAGGGTATCAGATCACGACGGCAGCGAGAGCGCAGTTAGCTTGCTTACGATCATTTGTTCTGATTCCCTACGGGCACGGGAAGAAGCCATTGCAGCTGGAGTTTTGACTCAGTTGCTGTTGCTTCTCCAAAGCCAGTGTAATGGTAGGACCAAAACCAAGGCCAGAATGCTGCTCAAGCTGCTAAGATCCAAGTGGGTTGAAGATTCAAAGCATGATGATGTGTAG
- the LOC133857661 gene encoding U-box domain-containing protein 26-like isoform X1, which yields MCCLSVGTASHILPTVDCGLCPISLDLFKDPVTLCTGQTYDRSSIEKWLAAGNLTCPVTMLKLHDPSIVPNHTLRHLIDQWLQMGHQLDPDYLATVDSLAALKQNLECHQATIQDKLQTLQKIRVLSEESPTANSCLIQLRFLPLLLELVFGKVKDKLVVSQDDHVKFVDQALSCVIRLLPFGELESLNMLKQESKLASFLDLFQHGTFMVKISLCHLIDAISSSTETKELCDMLGKTRQLLHEAALLVVGNGGSEASEAGIRALSALSSLESNRENLVAEGAVDGLVTYILGAERREKSLAPMAMATLEKLLETSTSAKEALVNNPNGVNAIVRMVFRVSDHDGSESAVSLLTIICSDSLRAREEAIAAGVLTQLLLLLQSQCNGRTKTKARMLLKLLRSKWVEDSKHDDV from the exons ATGTGTTGTCTGTCAGTGGGGACTGCTTCTCACATTCTGCCCACTGTGGACTGTGGACT ATGCCCAATTAGTCTAGACTTGTTCAAAGATCCGGTCACTTTGTGCACAGGCCAAACGTATGACAGATCAAGCATAGAAAAATGGCTGGCGGCAGGCAATCTCACATGTCCTGTCACAATGCTGAAGCTCCATGATCCATCCATTGTTCCTAATCACACTCTTCGCCACTTGATTGATCAGTGGCTTCAAATGGGTCACCAGCTTGATCCCGATTACTTGGCAACCGTTGATTCCTTAGCTGCACTCAAACAGAACCTTGAATGTCATCAAGCCACCATACAAGACAAGCTCCAAACACTCCAGAAGATTCGAGTATTATCCGAAGAATCGCCGACCGCAAACTCTTGTTTGATCCAATTACGCTTCTTACCTCTACTTTTGGAACTGGTTTTTggaaaagtaaaagacaaacTAGTAGTCTCCCAAGATGATCACGTCAAGTTTGTTGACCAGGCACTTTCATGTGTTATAAGACTGCTGCCTTTCGGTGAACTGGAATCTCTGAATATGCTAAAACAAGAGTCTAAATTAGCCTCATTCCTAGATTTGTTTCAGCACGGCACTTTCATGGTCAAGATAAGCTTGTGTCATCTTATAGACGCAATATCATCATCCACAGAGACAAAAGAGCTTTGTGATATGCTTGGAAAAACCCGCCAACTCTTGCATGAAGCGGCTCTTCTTGTTGTTGGCAATGGAGGTTCCGAGGCTTCTGAGGCTGGAATCAGAGCCTTGTCAGCGTTATCTTCCTTGGAATCTAATCGAGAGAATTTGGTCGCAGAAGGCGCCGTGGATGGACTCGTGACATACATTTTGGGTGCTGAAAGACGTGAAAAAAGCTTGGCACCCATGGCAATGGCAACACTAGAGAAGCTCTTAGAAACATCAACTAGTGCAAAAGAAGCATTGGTGAATAACCCAAATGGCGTTAATGCTATTGTCAGGATGGTTTTCAGGGTATCAGATCACGACGGCAGCGAGAGCGCAGTTAGCTTGCTTACGATCATTTGTTCTGATTCCCTACGGGCACGGGAAGAAGCCATTGCAGCTGGAGTTTTGACTCAGTTGCTGTTGCTTCTCCAAAGCCAGTGTAATGGTAGGACCAAAACCAAGGCCAGAATGCTGCTCAAGCTGCTAAGATCCAAGTGGGTTGAAGATTCAAAGCATGATGATGTGTAG